In Panthera uncia isolate 11264 chromosome B4, Puncia_PCG_1.0, whole genome shotgun sequence, one genomic interval encodes:
- the ARHGAP9 gene encoding rho GTPase-activating protein 9 isoform X5, whose translation MSEHPVYCNLVDLRRCPKSPPPSPACPPLQRLDAWEQHLDPNSGRCFYINSLTGSKSWKPPRHTRVREMNLGSMEGTQTRNRGNGVLQPQTKGSESETGNPELLGPQGSLSHCQHTSQLHPSDQPAALQPTRPLPQVLDDPHEVEKSGLLNVTKIAQGGRKLRKNWSSSWVVLAGNSLVFYREPPPAAPSSIWGPAGSRPESSVDLRGAALAHGRHLSSRRNVLHIRTVPGHEFLLQSDHETELRAWHRALRAVIERLDRENPLELRLSGSGPAELEELSGGEEDEEESEPVSRPLLRIGGRGSSRRCPEGNEQNRVRNKLKRLIAKRPSLQSLQERGLLRDQVFGCQLESLCQREGDTVPSFVRLCIAAVDKRGHFPETAQSTPSNRPRPGIPHLPHLSLPPALFLSSLGSLTSPHHIQLRAGILICSLPHLLGLDVDGIYRVSGNLAVVQKLRFLVDRERAVTSDGRYVFPEQPGQEGRLDLDSAEWDDIHVVTGALKLFLRELPQPLVPPQLLPHFRAALALSESEQRLSQIGELIGSMPTPNRDTLRYLLEHLCRVIAHSDKNRMTPHNLGIVFGPTLFRPEQETSDPAAHALYPGQLVQLMLTDFTRLFR comes from the exons ATGTCAGAGCACCCTGTGTACTGCAACCTAGTGGACCTTCGCCGCTGTCCCAAGTCTCCTCCCCCAAGCCCTGCGTGCCCCCCGCTGCAGAGACTGGACGCCTGGGAGCAGCACTTGGACCCTAACTCTGGGCGCTGCTTCTACATAAATTCGCTGACTGGCTCCAAGTCCTGGAAGCCCCCGCGCCACACTCGCGTGCGAGAGATG aACCTTGGCTCCATGGAAGGGACGCAGACCCGGAATAGGGGCAACGGTGTCCTGCAACctcagacaaagggctcagaatctgaaacagggaaCCCAGAACTGCTTGGCCCCCag ggtTCACTCTCCCACTGCCAGCACACCTCCCAGCTCCACCCCTCAGACCAGCCAGCAGCCTTGCAGCCCACTCGACCTCTGCCGCAGGTCTTGGACGACCCCCAT GAGGTGGAAAAGTCGGGTCTGCTCAACGTGACCAAGATCGCCCAGGGGGGGCGCAAGCTCAG GAAGAACTGGAGCTCATCTTGGGTGGTGTTAGCAGGTAACAGCTTGGTGTTCTACCGGGAGCCGCCGCCCGCCGCGCCCTCCTCAATCTGG GGACCAGCGGGTAGCCGACCCGAAAGCAGCGTGGACCTGCGCGGGGCAGCCCTGGCCCACGGCCGCCACCTGTCCAGCCGCCGCAACGTCCTGCAC ATCCGCACGGTCCCCGGCCACGAGTTCCTGCTGCAGTCAGACCACGAGACCGAGTTGCGAGCCTGGCACCGCGCGCTGCGGGCGGTCATCGAACGCCTG GATCGAGAGAACCCCCTGGAGCTGCGTCTGTCAGGTTCGGGACCCGCAGAGTTGGAGGAGCTGAGCGGCGGAGAGGAAGACGAAGAGGAGTCGGAGCCGGTGTCCAGGCCACTGCTGCGGATCGGCGGCCGCGGGAGCTCTC GTCGGTGTCCTGAAGGAAACGAGCAGAACCGCGTGCGGAACAAACTAAAGCGGCTTATCGCAAAGAGACCATCCTTGCAAAGCTTGCAGGAGCGTGGTCTGCTCCGAG ACCAGGTGTTCGGCTGCCAGTTGGAATCACTGTGCCAGCGGGAAGGGGACACCGTGCCCAGCTTTGTGCGGCTCTGCATTGCTGCTGTGGATAAGAGAGGTCACTTTCCAGAGACCGCACAATCCACCCCTTCCAACAGGCCAAGGCCTGGaattccccacctcccccaccttaGTCTCCCTCCTGCATTATTTCTCTCCTCCCTTGGGTCTCTCACCAGTCCTCACCACATACAACTTAGAGCGGGAATCCTTATCTGCTCCTTGCCTCATCTCCTAGGTCTAGATGTAGATGGCATTTACCGAGTGAGTGGGAACTTGGCGGTGGTCCAGAAACTTCGCTTCCTGGTGGACAGAG AGCGGGCGGTCACCTCCGATGGGAGGTATGTGTTCCCAGAACAGCCAGGACAAG AGGGCCGGTTAGATTTGGACAGTGCCGAATGGGATGATATTCACGTGGTCACTGGAGCACTGAAGCTTTTTCTCAGGGAGCTACCCCAGCCTCTGGTGCCCCCACAGCTGCTGCCACATTTTCGTGCTGCCCTTG cACTCTCTGAATCAGAACAGCGCCTCTCTCAAATAGGAGAATTAATAGGCTCAATGCCCACGCCGAACCGTGACACCCTGAGGTACCTCCTGGAGCATTTATGCAG